Proteins from one Primulina huaijiensis isolate GDHJ02 chromosome 18, ASM1229523v2, whole genome shotgun sequence genomic window:
- the LOC140964259 gene encoding uncharacterized protein, with product MEDEILKSLRPMVNVADDVERNEAPTKKIKAEIDRTEKEEKEAEDAKEITLEGGFIQKEKELFDVKDCNHNTETISFADKRPTVVEHTDWNPEKTRELLESEEKVEELEDDLVTMSDLLKDSEFENMNLKKELLLSNKCYQESVDKHEEIFFERERMLEHNSKAEVRHKLELKIMQDALKAQERKNKELTDVKEAFDCLSLDLRTSRKDMEDLKLDLQIYVDEAGRFEELHQQSSSFAASETKKALELEGLLKLAKASAIEMQNQMVTLQDELKNLYESIAENQNVEEILKRTSAELSAVQGGLELSQSQVQDLKRTLASKEARICELTQELELASVAEFKANEEISSFENLMSSTKESLQEKVSHLEDVKLKLKEKESYAKQLEEHLKNHETKMKIMQEELAKSNIEVELEDAVTDQAQIKEFYDDLEDKLRQSDEKFCKTDYLFSQAMAKSKELEQKLKTLEVVALEEKNITGKEIEELTQRFASEGQKLQSQISAVLEESNLLHKTCKSSNKDLHTVIDHLKEHLKEKKSNKYASKARMEGEGNKMSTRALSTNTPIHGTEGSSCSARCLIRLFSFQMFSSCYSFLLNNLFLLRNYLIKNAIFEAAFSHWS from the exons ATGGAAGACGAGATTCTTAAAAGTCTCAGACCTATGGTGAATGTTGCTGACGACGTTGAGAGAAATGAAGCTCCCACTAAG AAAATAAAGGCGGAGATTGACAGAACAGAGAAGGAAGAAAAAGAAGCGGAAGATGCAAAAGAAATTACCCTGGAAGGTGGATTCATACAAAAAGAGAAGGAATTGTTCGATGTGAAGGATTGCAACCACAATACCGAGACAATCTCTTTTGCAGACAAAAGACCAACTGTTGTTGAACATACTGACTGGAATCCCGAAAAAACTAGAGAGTTGCTAGAATCAGAAGAAAAGGTTGAGGAGCTAGAAGATGATTTGGTGACAATGTctgatttattgaaggattctgAATTTGAGAACATGAACCTGAAGAAGGAACTCCTGCTGTCAAATAAGTGTTATCAAGAAAGTGTAGATAAACATGAAGAGATTTTCTTTGAGCGTGAAAGAATGCTTGAGCACAACTCAAAAGCAGAGGTGAGACACAAACTAGAGCTTAAAATTATGCAAGATGCGCTAAAAGCTCAAGAAAGGAAGAACAAGGAACTGACAGATGTGAAGGAAGCATTTGATTGTCTCAGTCTTGATCTGAGGACCTCGAGAAAGGATATGGAAGATCTTAAGTTAGATttgcaaatttatgttgatgaagCTGGGAGATTTGAGGAGTTGCACCAGCAAAGCAGTTCGTTTGCTGCATCAGAAACGAAAAAAGCCTTGGAGTTAGAGGGGTTGCTCAAGCTGGCAAAAGCTAGTGCAATAGAAATGCAAAATCAGATGGTGACCTTACAAGATGAGCTGAAGAATTTGTATGAAAGTATTGCTGAAAATCAGAATGTAGAAGAGATACTGAAGAGGACCTCTGCTGAACTTTCTGCTGTTCAAGGGGGATTGGAGCTTTCACAATCACAGGTGCAAGATTTGAAACGGACGCTAGCTTCAAAGGAAGCTCGTATCTGTGAATTGACTCAAGAATTGGAACTCGCCAGTGTTGCTGAATTTAAGGCTAATGAAGAAATTTCatcatttgagaatttaatgTCATCTACGAAGGAATCCCTTCAAGAGAAGGTATCCCATCTTGAAGATGTTAAATTGAAGCTGAAGGAGAAGGAAAGTTATGCGAAACAGCTggaagaacatttgaagaacCATGAAACAAAGATGAAAATCATGCAGGAAGAACTAGCTAAATCTAATATAGAAGTAGAACTGGAAGATGCTGTGACTGATCAGGCTCAGATTAAAGAGTTTTATGATGACCTTGAGGATAAATTGCGGCAGTCAGACGAGAAATTCTGCAAAACTGATTATCTTTTTTCCCAAGCAATGGCGAAGAGCAAAGAACTAGAACAGAAACTGAAAACTCTCGAAGTTGTCGCACTTGAGGAAAAAAATATCACTGGAAAAGAAATAGAAGAGCTGACTCAGAGATTTGCTTCTGAAGGCCAGAAGCTACAGTCTCAA ATATCTGCCGTTTTGGAAGAGAGTAATTTACTTCACAAAACATGTAAAAGTTCCAATAAAGATCTACATACCGTGATCGATCATCTCAAAGAAcacttgaaagaaaaaaaatcaaacaaatatGCCTCAAAGGCAAGAATGGAGGGTGAAGGTAACAAGATGTCAACTCGAGCATTATCAACAAACACACCAATTCATGGTACTGAG GGCTCCAGCTGCAGCGCACGGTGTTTAATAAGGTTATTCTCATTTCAAATGTTCAGCAGTTGCTATTCATTCTTATTAAATAATCTGTTTCTTTTGAGGAACTATCTTATCAAGAATGCAATATTTGAGGCTGCTTTCTCGCATTGGAGTTGA
- the LOC140964419 gene encoding probable protein S-acyltransferase 19 has product MVRKHGWQLPAHTLQVVAITVFFLLVVAFYAFFAPFLGGQIWEYVLIAVYSPAALSVFILYVRSTAINPADPGIMSKFEPELMNYTNENHESTACGQNRKFDEVSDGTHSSASSASRSSFGGANSSRKGSVESAKNNGQVLSPRSRSLCNIFGGIFCAIFVHEDCRKPDEVADQEGTCEDALFCTLCNAEVRKFSKHCRSCDKCVDGFDHHCRWLNNCVGRKNYITFISLMAISLVWLALEVLVGIAVLVRCFVKKKHMETEIIYRLGNGFSRAPFATVVAVCTALSLLACVPLGELFFFHMILVRKGITTYEYVVAMRAMSEAPVGASVDEEPPNILYSPSGTATTGFSGGSSLGLQYKGAWCTPPRVFVDYQEEVAPQLGPGMVPSTVDPDATGVGDARNKAQKKCVRISAWKLAKLDSSEAVKAAAKARASSSILRPVDNRHLPDSELSSSENVSVRSSMSTETGGNKDVRNELTLSPLRNTFAPSQGSRDEYETGTQSVSSFSSPSHIRESVTLSPLPQAHGSNPFVASSSVPGLIPDQPLISRVAAPVKSSLASLNTSGLDGRIVQKSSTSDPSLISSAPHASSLLRDIKRTSVVWDQEAGRYVSVPVSASEARKKPSSHANAASINREKQPAVLPQEPLLHSAKPSVQQPEKLTYTGESIFFGGPLLSAPNRDGLKSERLSSSRDGQDKLPLTLPPRYKRDAVSNQLPVFIPGDFDYNTTSGSGLK; this is encoded by the exons ATGGTGAGAAAACATGGGTGGCAGTTACCAGCGCACACCTTGCAG GTGGTCGCTATTACTGTGTTTTTCTTGTTAGTGGTGGCGTTTTATGCTTTCTTTGCTCCTTTCCTTGGTGGCCAAATATGGGAGTATGTTCTCATTGCTGTGTATTCCCCTGCG GCTTTGTCGGTTTTCATCCTCTATGTTCGAAGCACTGCAATTAACCCAGCAGACCCTGGTATCATGTCTAAATTTGAACCCGAGTTAATGAACTACACAAATGAAAATCATGAATCAACTGCATGTGGCCAGAACAGAAAGTTTGATGAAGTTAGCGATGGTACACATTCTTCTGCATCTTCAGCTTCACGAAGTTCCTTTGGAGGTGCTAACTCCAGCAGAAAAGGTTCGGTTGAATCCGCGAAAAACAATGGTCAAGTTCTCTCACCAAGGAGTAGGTCGTTATGCAATATTTTTGGAGGAATTTTTTGTGCAATCTTTGTTCACGAGGATTGCCGGAAACCTGATGAGGTGGCCGATCAGGAAGGTACATGTGAAGATGCCTTGTTTTGCACTTTGTGCAATGCTGAG GTTCGTAAGTTCAGTAAACATTGTAGAAGTTGCGACAAGTGTGTGGATGGATTTGATCACCATTGTCGG TGGCTCAATAACTGTGTTGGGCggaaaaattatattacatttaTTTCACTAATGGCCATCAGCCTAGTTTGG CTTGCTCTTGAAGTTTTAGTCGGGATTGCTGTTCTAGTTCGTTGctttgtgaagaagaagcaCATGGAGACAGAAATAATCTATAGGCTTGGAAATGGTTTCTCTCGTGCCCCATTTGCAACTGTAGTG GCTGTGTGTACAGCGCTCTCTTTACTGGCCTGTGTACCCTTGGGGGAACTTTTCTTTTTCCATATGATACTTGTGAGAAAG GGCATTACAACTTATGAATATGTTGTGGCAATGAGGGCCATGAGCGAGGCTCCTGTGGGAGCGTCTGTGGATGAGGAGCCCCCAAATATTCTTTATTCTCCGTCGGGAACTGCTACGACTGGTTTTAGCGGTGGAAGCTCTTTGGGACTGCAATATAAAGGGGCATGGTGCACTCCTCCTAGGGTGTTTGTAGATTACCAG GAAGAAGTTGCACCGCAGCTAGGACCTGGTATGGTTCCATCAACTGTTGATCCGGACGCAACTGGGGTTGGCGATGCGAGGAACAAGGCACAGAAAAAGTGTGTGCGCATCAGTGCGTGGAAGCTTGCTAAGCTAGATTCGAGTGAGGCTGTGAAAGCTGCTGCAAAGGCAAGGGCATCTTCTTCCATATTACGACCTGTCGATAATCGTCACTTGCCAGATTCTGAACTAAGTTCTAGCGAGAATGTAAGCGTTAGAAGCAGTATGAGCACTGAAACAGGAGGAAACAAAGATGTCAGAAATGAACTCACACTTTCTCCTTTGAGAAACACTTTTGCTCCCAGTCAAGGTAGCAGGGATGAATATGAAACTGGCACTCAAAGTGTAAGCAGTTTCAGCAGCCCAAGCCACATCCGTGAGTCTGTAACTTTAAGCCCTCTTCCGCAAGCTCATGGGTCAAACCCTTTTGTAGCATCTAGCTCGGTACCTGGACTTATCCCAGATCAGCCCCTAATTTCTCGAGTAGCAGCCCCCGTTAAAAGTAGCTTAGCGTCGCTCAACACCTCCGGATTGGATGGGAGGATTGTACAAAAGAGTAGCACTTCAGACCCTTCACTGATTTCTTCTGCTCCTCATGCATCGTCCTTGCTCAGAGACATAAAAAGAACATCCGTTGTTTGGGATCAAGAAGCCGGAAGGTATGTATCTGTCCCAGTATCTGCTTCGGAAGCCCGTAAAAAACCATCTTCACATGCCAATGCAGCATCTATTAATCGTGAGAAGCAGCCTGCCGTTCTACCCCAAGAACCTTTACTTCATTCAGCAAAACCATCAGTCCAGCAGCCAGAGAAACTAACATACACCGGTGAATCTATCTTCTTCGGTGGTCCACTTTTAAGTGCTCCAAATCGTGATGGCCTGAAATCAGAAAGGCTTTCTAGCTCAAGAGACGGCCAAGATAAACTGCCATTGACTTTACCCCCTAGATATAAGAGAGATGCGGTTTCAAACCAGCTTCCTGTCTTTATTCCTGGGGATTTTGACTATAACACGACATCTGGATCAGGACTCAAGTAA